From a region of the Triticum aestivum cultivar Chinese Spring chromosome 7D, IWGSC CS RefSeq v2.1, whole genome shotgun sequence genome:
- the LOC123166953 gene encoding uncharacterized protein, translating to MQWRMRRRAFWAGAATLCPIRPLARPIRPSDRSRRACVSWIKGWAWLMASFPGRPATPSALEAVRRVGRPQWRGGFVHDIQFWGRGDESPAVVSSCTMQSLRHSGPALANTTIRVGWKRRPRGPRAPDERAVVADRVPPLEAAIRGFADRGTDVGVNPVLGTIFDSLVEAYEFYNLYSWEVGFGIRYGKSRQNVNGTSSPRLGAPRAQDQWQQWRGAAETTRRR from the exons ATGCAGTGGCGCATGAGGCGCCGTGCGTTttgggcgggggcggcgacgctgTGCCCGATTCGGCCGCTGGCTCGTCCGATTCGGCCGTCGGACCGGTCTCGCCGGGCGTGCGTCAGTTGGATCAAGGGGTGGGCTTGGCTGATGGCAAGTTTTCCGGGGCGTCCTGCAACACCTTCAGCTCTGGAGGCGGTCCGTCGAGTCGGGCGGCCGCAGTGGCGCGGCGGATTCGTGCACGACATTCAGTTCTGGGGGCGTGGCGACGAGTCGCCGGCCGTCGTCTCGAGCTGCACAATGCAGTCCCTACGTCACAGCGGCCCGGCTTTGGCTAACACCACCATCCGCGTAGGCTGGAAGCGGAG GCCAAGAGGTCCTCGTGCGCCAGACGAGAGGGCTGTAGTAGCTGACCGTGTTCCGCCATTGGAAGCTGCTATTAGAGGATTCGCTGATAGGGGGACTGATGTGGGCGTCAACCCGGTGCTTGGCACTATTTTTGATTCGCTGGTAGAGGCGTATGAATTCTATAATCTATATTCATGGGAGGTCGGCTTTGGGATTCGTTACGGCAAGAGCAGGCAAAATGTCAATGGGACATCTAGTCCTCGTCTCGGCGCACCTCGGGCACAGGATCAATGGCAGCAGTGGCGGGGGGCTGCGGAGACGACGCGCAGAAGATGA